The segment tctagactttCCTGTTAGAAATGGTAAGTGCAGGAAAGCATTTGAATAGCAGGGTATTTTTCAATACACTGTATTCGAATCttttaagtattcgattctcccatcactaccccttactagtgatgggagaatcgaatagtattcaaatacagccagagtattcacatattcgaatacatcaaaatgaattcgaatacttttgaaatgaatacaatttctatggaagaattgaattcaaacctggagtattcgtttattctgacaaatagtattcaaataaaatatccaagagctgtattcgttttcatatgaggtttaaaatgaatacatatatggagactttgaaaaaaataatttaggggagattaataatttgaaaaaataattaagttacaaattttaataattgaaaaaatttataattaattgtatagttattaaattaaaaaatacacattatttaagagttacagttctaagcaataaagacaaatatgaatatttatttcatattgctgtgtaaaaacaaaatattattgaggttttctggcttcagtctatttctacggtaattagtgacaagacctgctgtggaaaatagtctttcagacggaactgaagtagcagataaacaaagatatttcttctgaagttcgtatatcatgggtatgacttgtttatacgaggcaccaaaagccaaagtattcgaatacagtggtgaattcgtgacaaacaagtgaaataacccaggaacaatagattgcgggaaagaagtaagacaggtctagacctgtctgttagaaacgctcagctgagcaaaagtattcgaatacagggatgaattcgaattcactgtattcgatACTACCCCTTACCCACAGGTTTACTGTTTACATGTTAACTGTTTCAAACCATACCTGATCTTGAGGAATTGCATATAGTATTTTAAACTTATCAATTAAAAATCCTATGAACTAatagatgagccgctttgaaagTGACCTGTTAAGTGAACAGTATAGAAGGGAGAGGTGGGAGGGAGGGAGAAGAAGCGAGGACTTCCCCATCCACATTCCTTACCAACCACTCCTCAGTCGCCACTTCACCACCCATAAGGTAtgtgttacataacagctgttttgCAAACACAGTAATGATAACAGCTGTTAACTATAAACTTTCTATAATTCCATAACaagaataacaaaacatagcgTGATGCTCCTAGACACCAACACAGGGAAGCAAAGCACACTTTTCCCATTTGTATCTTGTAAAGGAAATAGATTGAGCACTGAAAGATGGGGTGGAGGTAGGTGTGGTCGAGCTTCTACTCCTCCCTCCCCCTATACGCAAGAGGTCTTCGCGCAGGTCGCTTTCAAAGTGGCTCATCTATAGTTACAATTCTGCTCCCCAGTCTCGCATGACAATAAGATAACTTTTTCACATCCCGTCTTTGCTGCTACAACTACTATATGAAGATATCCAATGGAATTAATGTCTTACCAGTGCCTTACTCAACCACCCGCTCTGAGGAACTGAGCCACTTCTCTTTTCCTGTTCATTTCACAATGAAAATATTCAAGAAGAAACAATAAACAAGACATAATAACATCTTCCAGTTCAGGTTtatgacccatcaaattagcttCCCATTCTTTTGGACATATCATTACAGTTAAACAACCCAGCACTGATAACCCCATAGACATCTTTCTCTTTTAAAGTACAGGAAAGCAAAGATCACTCACAACAGTATTGAGAACAAATTGCCACtccagtaaatataaaatgttcaattacgtatattcatagttttttttaataccaatatctACTCCAATTTTTTCTTCGTTTTCAAAGAAaaagaatatatgtatttattattgtaaaaagaaatacgtttaatatctataaattattttaacttgttcaTTATTACGGAATTAAAGtagatatatttatgtaaaacaatatgcatgtaaagtatctttaatataatttaaaaaaaaaacatttttaaaatgtaactttctcCCTCGATTAGCAATTAGAGGGTTAGATAtagttataattatgtatatcgTGATATAATCAACgctttcctgaaaataaaacaaattttgaatttgaattacaaaGGACACAATGTTGAAAGTCATAAACATACGATTATGATTACATTAGATAATAAACTCTCTTATTTAGTAAACTAAATATCATACACTCCAGGGAGTATAAAAAACAACTAACTGtgttataaaacttgtttatttaaaacatgacttATAACATAAGGAGATGGAAATGGAGTTCTCCAGTGTTAAAAATTCCtgcaacaaacaaaaaatgtttaaaattaaaaagtcttGATATTTTATACGCCAAAACACTACAATATATAGACAACTTACTTGTGCATTgagtttataataaaatgcatTTGAAAAATGTGTATCACTATCAAAAACTGTACCTTGTTTGTATCTTTAGAAAATTATGAGACATTATTAAGAGAACAAATACTAACACGTGCAACGAGATATTTCACaaagtacaatttaaatacaactaaaatttttgtaaaccaTACAAATCTAATATCTTTTTTACACTTTGCACAACAACCTAGTATGgttattactaaatattagaAGAAGAGATTTAaatgaatcaaataaaatttgcaaGAAACAGAGACTTCCTTACATGTATACCTTATCAACTAATAATGACAGATTTATcactacataatatttttaacaattccatGGATATTGTTGGAAGAAAAACTTACTTGGGTATGATTCCGTCGTTCTTTGTTAACCTATTCAGGCAGTCATCTGATTCACCCtatcaaaaaaacaaacagaaataatgttaaaacaaataaaacatataatgtacACTTAATCATAACTATGAAGTAATCtcagacaattaaaaaaatttcttttgttgtcatttaaaaaataaacatatgaacAACATCAAAACCCACAATGTTTAAATCCAGCTAATTCGAGAAATTGTGAAGCAACATTATTTGGATTTTTGAAATTTAACctattatttatgttagtttAGTGTTGATGaattaaagtaaacaaaccaTTTTGTaagttaaaacaacaaaaattacttactaatttaaatataatatctgtTCTAGATAAAATTGCTAAATAAAATAGatgataaaaaagaattaatatttcaataaataataatgaatatccaCAACTTTTTAACAGCTAACAAATTTCTCTGAAAATCAAGATCATGCAGAAAAAGAAAGTTGAAGGATTCTTCTTGTATAAGCATTTATACAGTTACTGAAAATCAAGATGTCCAAATATTGATCAAACATCTAcagttgaataaaataaactgttatctacaaatataatcaaattaattaaaatggtaGTATTAAACTATTATGCGAGTTCTTCCTGACGGGGgaaaaatatactgtataattaaaaataaatatttatcactgTTTAGTTCGATAGGTTTGTATAACGTCctacagggttgctacaggagtccaataatgaaattccctgacttttcccagATTGTCAGaccaaattttttcattttttccctgacttttttcgacgcaatccccagggtttttggcaattaatgggtggaaaaaagcggtgttgaggctaacagggtggcaaatataaaaaagcaaaaaataaagtgaacccagtttaatacgtacaaaaagattgacttaaatgatcttttacaagtCGCTGGTAGGCGAGTCTGTCGCACCGGCCGGGCCAGCCGAGCCGCCTCGGCTGCCTGCTTCATGCGctgcgtcgtctgcaggcttggactcggcgcggcggcagtaagtttatttgtgtacagggattttatatttttccctgaccaacgtcgaaattccctgacttttccctgacttaagaccggattccctgacttttccctgatttccagtcctgttttttttcccctgacctgtagcatccctgtccTAGGTCAACGCTAGTGTAAGCATGTATGCCACCAAGCATATAAGGCTTTGTTTTTAATATGAGGATAGCTAAAATATAACGAGGATCTCAAGCTATGACGGTCAGAAACATTGGCAGGTCTGCTGTGTGCATATTAGTCGATTGGCGTAATGTAACCAATACACATAACACACGATATAAGTAAAATTTCTTGTGAATGAAAAgcctaaaataattttacagctaTTCTTTCAACcctgattttgttttaatttccccaatggaattaattaaaaatttgatacaacaaaaaaaaacctttaacatAGCtttggtaggaagggttgattcaatgtgaatgttgagttttaaaCCCCAGTTCACATTCCATTAAGTGCAGCATTTGAAATTTAATGCTGTTAGTCTTGACTCAAGAGTCATATTCGTCAGaagaaaagataaaaaagtcagcgatgaagaagctcaaaatgaactctttacatagttttgacatTAGAAACACCTAGACTAAGAGATATAGTGTAATCTACGGGAAAAGGTATTCTtatgtctcatcagatgcacaattgagtgcactacaatgttttagacacaacATATAAGCATCGTGGAACAACCAAcgattttgtacaatattttgagCAGAAGTCTAAGTCTTTTGAGGCTCCCACACACTTGCCTTTTGTAGTACACAGCAAAGGCATGTACCTCATTATTTGTTACTTAGGATTCTTTAGGACGATCAGTTATGGGCTCAGCAATATTAAAATGAGTGTCACTTTGTTTGGAATTTGAGTTATGAACACTGTGCTCACATGGGCAGTCTGAACCAGTTTAACATCAAAGTAGACCGTCCCATAGAAGAAGACATCAAACTCACTTTCCGCTTCTAAAACCGTTACCAATAACCAACCAGTTTAATAGTTACATTCATTTAACCTATGTTACAAGTAAAGATTTAAAATCCAGCCTATACTACAGTAAAAGTGAGTTTAGTGGTGAAGGCCTACCATGCGTCGGATGGGACCGCAGATGGCGTACATCTTGGATGTTTCCAGAGCCTGCCCTGTCGTCGGGTCGACGTCGGCGATCACCAACTGAATGGAGGCATGATCCTTGGCATGGATGATCCTGTTGCTGGCCGAGCTGTAAAACATTATAGTATCTTGTGTAAATTAGgccatcattaataaataaataaggcactctttgtttgaagttgtttttgaaaatggaaggattgtgaggaaAAGAGAATTTTTttcaagcagtccgcctgcctgCCCATTATTGGTCACCTTTttagaagtcacctttaagccgttggtccccaagtgaagtgggcttcttagccctaacttcgcttggtaaaataagccatctttactttttaaactacAGATGACTAGGTACGCATATCAACATCAGCTGGAATCATCGTTGCTTACGGGACACACTCTTTACATGagttattttgttgttgataACTGAAGTAGTTATTTCTTTAGTGATTTTTCAgatttgcagtttttaaaaattataatatctaggtcaaaaatttgtaaattaccCACAAGGCCTCTTTTTACATGCTATAAAACTCGACTGTTGAAGTAAAGCAAATGAGtaccaaacaatatattttttgtttaataaagtttttctGTGGTGAAAAACgtttaataaaggtttttgtttaataaagttttaacgtGAAAAACGACAATAAAAGATTTGTTTCTCTAAAAAACTGTTAATCCTATGGAAGCCAACAAGCAATTGATCAGGTGTATAGTACAAAATCATTTTCAACTTTCATTACAAGCTTTGGAAGTTTTTTTTGGACAGGTTAGGCTTTGTTTTGAAGTAGGCCTAATTAAGGACTACCTTTAGCAATTTTAAAGTTGATATTTCCAAACTATATAACATTGcaaagtaaagatttttttgGTCTAATTTCTAGCGCTTAAAAGAATTACttgacaatttaattttttttacgttctgtaattttaaaagtataattaaattttaataaaactgattcAAGGTTATGTCAATAACTTTTTTGAAGTACTTACGAAATATGTTATGTAAGTATCTAGCtatctaagtaaataaattaataaacacctacatacttattataaatagaaatagtttaaagttaacatttacaaGTGCTCACATAATAAATGAACATGAATTTAGGTACCGTATTAAGGTAATTCTTTATACGGCAGAAGTGCAAGGTGGCACCCATTGAAGCCTTAGTGATGGTCAGGCATTCTGATTCGTACTTTCCCGATCTCAGATCATAttccagatcgtccaacttttctgATATCAGGTCACGTTTAACGATCTGGTAAGTGATTTGAGGTTGAGATCAGAAGTACCAATCAGAAGTGCCCCTGGACATCAGTGGTGCATTCGGCACCAAATCATACTTctagtgaaaaaaaataaaagtttacctGCCACAAGTATAACGGCGAtctacatgtgttatttgtgtcacaagctgttGAGACacatttatctttcaaaataaaaattaacaacatgtTACTCTTTtgtttgttcattttataaaaacatgtagcctattactttttaaatcaataaaaaaaactacactgTAATTGGAAATATCTATAATGTACTTCTTTTCGACATTCTGGTTTCAGTAATTTAGTTCATTTTGAATATCAATGATTCAATTGTGGAGGTGGCTACATATTATACTGCACtcatcatgaatatcgatgattcaatTGTGTGCTGGTCGCTTATTAGACTGAAGCCAAGGTACTTTGGgtttataccgaccacaccagtatgaagaacacaaaaatataaatttatagaaacaaacatgatagaacgaaaaaaacaaccctttaattacaaaattacaagcatttccaggtattgttgtcgctgttatcttatctttctcaagaatcccgattacggcaggccgcgtggcatcacatgatttgcacggtacataattgcctttccattacaattattcaatttctgatcagccccccctagaatttgatattttactgataggtactatctcgagggatgtttttctttcgttgacatcagcgcgagcttcAGCTGAAGTccacgctgatggccggaggcactcgcattttgggtggcggaatgtgatcaagaataaaaacaagttttgagtgttttttcaataaagagtttagttttagtttggtaatgtttgtttttgttgaatttttgtgtttggagaaatgtagaggtaaaacacggaagtacaacaaagcgacgcaccagctgaacgggcggcgagactctgcaatctcgttatctactagaccgctcgactttgacctctgtctgaggatggggaggggtttgcgataagacaattcctgttttatattgacgaaatattgatctacgctaatctagtaatcagtagaagcaaaatgtcaaataacgattcatgtctgggtgtggtcggtataatcccaaagtaccgaagcCAATTTGGTTCCAACACATGCACACACAAGCATCAACATGCAAGGGTAGTTAATTGTTAtgaaagggtagg is part of the Homalodisca vitripennis isolate AUS2020 chromosome 8, UT_GWSS_2.1, whole genome shotgun sequence genome and harbors:
- the LOC124367269 gene encoding 40S ribosomal protein S21-like, with protein sequence MENDAGDCVDLYIPRKCSASNRIIHAKDHASIQLVIADVDPTTGQALETSKMYAICGPIRRMGESDDCLNRLTKNDGIIPKNF